One part of the Verrucomicrobiota bacterium genome encodes these proteins:
- a CDS encoding enoyl-ACP reductase: MSLLTGKYGIVFGVANKRSIAWAIAQAWHKQGAKLAFTYQGERLKENVEELVATFGPDTLMLPCDVTRDDEINRVFSEVGKKFGKLHLLLHSVAFAPREALEGRFVNTSREAFRMAHDISAYSLVALAHRAAPLMTEGGSIIAMSYYGAEKVVPHYNVMGVAKAALEACTRYLAYDLGPQKIRVNCISAGPVNTLAARGISGFNEMLRQYEEHSPLKRNVLPEELGATGVFLASDGAAAMTGQVLYVDCGYQIMGM; the protein is encoded by the coding sequence ATGTCATTACTAACTGGAAAATACGGGATCGTATTCGGGGTTGCCAACAAGCGTTCCATCGCCTGGGCGATTGCGCAGGCGTGGCACAAGCAGGGCGCCAAGCTGGCTTTCACCTATCAGGGTGAACGCCTCAAGGAAAATGTTGAGGAGCTGGTGGCCACCTTTGGCCCGGATACCTTGATGTTGCCGTGCGATGTCACCCGCGACGATGAGATCAACCGCGTGTTCAGCGAGGTTGGGAAAAAATTCGGCAAACTGCATTTGCTGCTGCACTCGGTGGCGTTTGCGCCGCGGGAGGCCTTGGAAGGCCGCTTTGTCAACACGAGCCGCGAGGCATTTCGCATGGCGCACGATATCAGCGCCTATTCCCTGGTGGCCCTGGCGCACCGTGCTGCGCCCTTGATGACCGAGGGGGGGAGCATCATCGCCATGAGCTATTATGGCGCGGAAAAAGTGGTTCCGCATTACAACGTCATGGGGGTTGCTAAAGCCGCGTTGGAAGCATGCACCCGGTATCTGGCCTACGATCTTGGCCCGCAAAAAATCCGTGTCAACTGCATCAGCGCGGGCCCGGTGAACACTCTGGCGGCGCGCGGTATCTCCGGATTTAACGAAATGTTGCGGCAGTACGAGGAGCATTCTCCGCTGAAACGCAATGTGCTGCCCGAGGAACTGGGGGCAACGGGCGTGTTTCTGGCGAGCGATGGCGCGGCTGCCATGACTGGCCAGGTTCTGTACGTGGATTGCGGTTACCAGATCATGGGCATGTGA
- the thiH gene encoding 2-iminoacetate synthase ThiH — protein MSFVAEFEALPMTTLSRLALSTMPETAREILSRPIRSLADFARLISPAASNELETMAQESQRLTRQRFGKVIRMFAPIYLSNECINNCQYCGFSRDNPIVRVTLNVEDVKREASALSAQGFRNILLVAGEHPKFVSADYLADCVRELHAATPSLSLEVGPMPTEDYRKVVQAGADGLVIYQETYNRSVYAEMHTTGPKRDFNWRLETPERAYAAGFRRIGIGALYGLADWRAEAICVAAHAAYLMRHCWKTFFTISLPRLRPCAGSFQPRSQMTDREMVQLVCAFRLFLPDVGLVLSTRESAALRDGLIPLGITLISAGSHTEPGGYTGAGQDKLHLTERGRLKELTLGASEWAAEGTNPKATVQFEIADARSAEEVAARLRRLGYEPVWKDWDTALTA, from the coding sequence GTGAGCTTTGTTGCAGAGTTTGAAGCCCTGCCGATGACAACCCTGTCGCGGCTGGCACTGTCCACCATGCCCGAAACGGCGCGGGAGATTCTGTCGCGTCCCATCCGGTCACTGGCTGATTTTGCGCGGCTGATTTCCCCGGCGGCCTCCAACGAGTTGGAGACGATGGCCCAAGAATCACAACGTCTTACCCGCCAACGCTTTGGAAAAGTTATCCGGATGTTCGCACCGATTTATCTCTCGAACGAGTGCATCAATAACTGCCAGTACTGCGGGTTCTCCCGGGATAACCCCATCGTGCGCGTGACTTTGAATGTGGAGGATGTTAAACGCGAGGCATCGGCCTTGAGCGCCCAGGGATTTCGCAATATCCTATTGGTGGCCGGGGAACATCCCAAGTTCGTGTCTGCGGACTACTTGGCAGATTGTGTTCGCGAACTGCACGCCGCCACCCCCAGCCTCTCGCTGGAGGTGGGGCCAATGCCAACCGAAGATTACCGTAAAGTCGTCCAAGCCGGAGCGGATGGTCTGGTGATTTATCAGGAAACATACAACCGCAGTGTGTACGCGGAAATGCACACCACGGGTCCGAAACGCGACTTTAACTGGCGGCTGGAAACTCCCGAGCGCGCTTACGCCGCCGGTTTTCGGCGAATCGGAATTGGTGCGCTTTATGGACTGGCCGACTGGCGGGCTGAAGCCATTTGTGTCGCCGCTCACGCCGCCTACCTAATGCGCCATTGCTGGAAGACATTTTTCACCATCTCCCTGCCCCGCCTGCGCCCCTGCGCCGGGTCCTTCCAACCGCGCTCGCAGATGACGGATCGGGAAATGGTCCAACTGGTATGCGCTTTCCGCCTGTTCCTGCCCGATGTTGGTTTGGTGCTCTCGACCCGGGAATCGGCGGCGTTACGCGACGGTTTGATCCCCTTGGGCATCACTCTCATTAGCGCGGGTAGCCACACAGAGCCAGGCGGCTACACGGGCGCTGGACAGGACAAACTGCACCTGACGGAACGGGGACGGTTGAAAGAACTGACTTTGGGGGCCAGCGAATGGGCAGCGGAAGGAACCAATCCAAAAGCCACCGTGCAGTTTGAAATTGCGGATGCTCGCTCGGCTGAGGAAGTCGCTGCCCGCCTGCGACGACTGGGCTACGAACCGGTTTGGAAAGATTGGGACACTGCCCTAACGGCATAA
- the thiS gene encoding sulfur carrier protein ThiS, producing the protein MSQIIANGQPVPAKLPCTIEAFLIAQGLLPRSVVVEHNGEAVAPSEFPQRQIQSGDRLEIVKIVAGG; encoded by the coding sequence ATGAGCCAAATCATTGCCAACGGCCAGCCGGTGCCGGCCAAACTCCCCTGTACCATCGAAGCATTTTTAATCGCCCAAGGTCTCCTGCCACGCAGCGTGGTGGTAGAGCATAACGGCGAGGCCGTGGCCCCATCGGAATTTCCACAACGCCAAATCCAATCGGGCGACCGGCTGGAAATTGTGAAGATTGTGGCTGGCGGATAA
- a CDS encoding tRNA-dihydrouridine synthase family protein: MFDHCVIRGKRFAPARFCAPLAGYTHSAFRRLVAELGGCGGFWTEMLAPRQILKENFAESPWLRRRPEEGFVVFQLMARAGDPLDRILQRMGENGVEAIDLNLACDAMAIRAKEAGSALFENFAALRRVVTEARRYWPGILTAKVRLGSRGPEWQTHFRERVEFLEAAGVDALIVHPRFFEDKFARRAQHEQVPWVASLTRLPLVANGDLGFAEQVQAQWPHLQTASAIMIGRMAVARPWVFAAWDNTIAVDYPQVWRKLFQYVREDFPPEAAVTRIKMFTKYFAANYAFGHAFYHGLAKAQTLDELSRQAEEFFSRSPATVKLPMLSGL; the protein is encoded by the coding sequence ATGTTTGATCACTGCGTTATTCGGGGAAAGCGGTTTGCGCCTGCCAGGTTCTGTGCGCCGCTGGCTGGCTATACGCACAGCGCGTTTCGCCGTTTGGTGGCCGAACTCGGCGGTTGTGGCGGGTTTTGGACGGAGATGCTGGCGCCCCGGCAAATTCTCAAAGAAAACTTCGCAGAATCACCGTGGCTTCGTCGCCGTCCTGAGGAAGGCTTCGTCGTCTTCCAGTTGATGGCCAGGGCAGGGGATCCTCTGGATCGTATTCTTCAGCGGATGGGGGAAAACGGTGTTGAGGCGATTGATTTAAACCTGGCTTGCGACGCCATGGCCATCCGGGCGAAGGAAGCCGGAAGCGCCCTATTCGAGAATTTTGCGGCTCTGCGCCGGGTGGTGACTGAGGCGCGCCGCTACTGGCCTGGCATCCTGACCGCCAAAGTGCGTTTGGGCAGCCGTGGGCCGGAGTGGCAAACGCATTTCCGTGAACGGGTGGAATTTCTGGAGGCGGCTGGCGTGGATGCCTTGATTGTTCACCCTCGTTTTTTTGAGGATAAATTTGCACGGCGTGCGCAACACGAACAGGTGCCGTGGGTGGCGTCATTGACACGACTGCCGTTGGTGGCGAATGGCGACCTTGGTTTTGCAGAGCAGGTGCAAGCGCAGTGGCCGCATTTGCAAACCGCCAGCGCCATCATGATTGGGCGCATGGCGGTGGCGCGTCCGTGGGTCTTTGCCGCTTGGGATAACACGATTGCTGTGGATTATCCACAAGTTTGGAGAAAATTGTTTCAGTACGTGCGGGAGGATTTTCCACCGGAGGCTGCGGTTACGCGGATCAAGATGTTCACCAAGTATTTCGCCGCCAATTACGCGTTCGGACACGCGTTCTACCACGGCTTGGCGAAAGCCCAAACGCTGGATGAGTTATCGCGGCAGGCGGAGGAGTTTTTCTCCCGCTCTCCCGCCACGGTAAAGCTGCCGATGCTGTCGGGATTGTGA
- the rplQ gene encoding 50S ribosomal protein L17, whose translation MRHLKRTAKLGRQFEHRNAMLANLVCSLIRHKSVTTTLAKAKAARPIAEKMVTLAKQGTIHARRLAVARLHQTEEVKILFKEIAPAQKERNGGYTRIMRLGKRQGDVAQMAIIQWVDVPSTAPAPAPAEGEQKAKTEGEAKPAEAKAAELAKA comes from the coding sequence ATGCGTCATCTTAAACGTACCGCCAAACTTGGCCGCCAGTTTGAACATCGCAACGCGATGCTGGCCAACCTCGTTTGCAGTCTGATCAGGCACAAATCTGTGACCACCACCTTGGCCAAGGCCAAGGCGGCCCGCCCCATTGCCGAGAAAATGGTCACCCTTGCCAAACAAGGAACCATCCATGCCCGTCGGTTGGCCGTTGCCCGCCTCCATCAAACGGAAGAGGTGAAGATTCTGTTCAAGGAAATCGCCCCCGCTCAAAAGGAGCGCAATGGCGGTTATACCCGCATCATGCGACTTGGCAAGCGCCAAGGCGATGTAGCCCAGATGGCCATCATCCAATGGGTGGATGTGCCGTCAACTGCTCCTGCGCCTGCTCCCGCTGAAGGGGAACAAAAAGCCAAGACGGAAGGCGAAGCAAAACCCGCCGAAGCTAAGGCAGCCGAGTTGGCTAAAGCCTGA